The proteins below are encoded in one region of Flammeovirga kamogawensis:
- a CDS encoding T9SS type A sorting domain-containing protein codes for MKNLYLLSLLFVVFMSCTSNDFEGVGDFETANGNNNIEIDGEIIFKDTLFDNTVFNVSNKAVLTFNNVQLNSCEILLKNQSELYFEQEIEVYDTLIVHKNGSDNQGAICTVGEVNFTIIKDGTSESTTIDGCYGDDLPVEMIYFNSTISAPKNNVLLEWGTASEINADRFDVERSTDNRNWANIGTIKAAGNSNVKLEYSFNDTALPKATIVYYRLIQVDFDGKGFKYGPNAVHLDNSERTLTIYPNPIKFGEDLNILSSFNEMDVRIYDASGRTYTEFTSDLNHAKVPMIFGKGMLFIEVKSGKTKIVEKLIVN; via the coding sequence ATGAAAAATCTATATTTATTATCTCTTCTGTTTGTCGTATTTATGTCTTGTACCTCTAATGATTTTGAAGGGGTTGGAGATTTTGAAACCGCTAATGGCAATAATAATATTGAAATTGATGGAGAAATTATTTTTAAGGATACTTTATTTGACAATACTGTCTTTAACGTTAGTAATAAGGCAGTACTCACCTTTAATAACGTTCAGTTAAATAGTTGTGAGATACTACTAAAGAATCAATCAGAATTATATTTCGAACAAGAAATTGAGGTTTATGATACTTTGATTGTTCATAAAAATGGAAGTGATAATCAAGGAGCAATTTGTACTGTTGGTGAGGTGAATTTTACAATTATAAAAGATGGTACTAGTGAGTCAACTACAATAGACGGATGTTATGGCGATGACTTACCTGTTGAAATGATTTATTTTAATTCAACAATTTCGGCGCCCAAAAATAATGTATTATTGGAGTGGGGAACAGCATCAGAAATTAATGCTGATAGGTTTGATGTAGAACGCTCTACTGATAATCGAAATTGGGCAAACATAGGAACAATAAAAGCAGCTGGGAATTCTAATGTTAAATTAGAGTATTCATTTAATGATACTGCATTACCCAAAGCAACAATTGTTTATTATAGACTTATACAAGTGGACTTTGACGGAAAAGGATTCAAATATGGTCCTAATGCAGTACATTTAGATAATTCAGAGAGGACGCTTACAATTTATCCAAATCCTATAAAATTTGGAGAAGATCTAAATATATTATCTAGTTTTAATGAAATGGATGTAAGGATTTATGATGCTTCAGGTAGGACATACACTGAGTTTACTTCAGATTTAAATCATGCAAAAGTACCAATGATTTTTGGAAAAGGAATGCTTTTTATTGAAGTGAAAAGTGGTAAAACAAAAATTGTAGAAAAGTTGATAGTGAATTAA
- a CDS encoding T9SS type A sorting domain-containing protein — MKRMTFQLLFIITTYCCLSINCLAQRILSFGHNLNENTNNTVLSWDLNGENLNPNATHFRVFISESQTDIPINVNTISEGNQYRITVDFSGFDLPNNAILKLKTTEVTPTLTASQNYIYDNAPPVLNQVEIWSDNDEYGNQIEPGDSVYLRVLANEPVTFVSGSIHSTEFDTKIINQNSITLRKKFSTIDPNYFDPLPFLVTIQDQAGNSTTVSTTTNNSSVNYHVNNGSSNTIISPDQDYFCNLLINTTIIGATSSVDIDGSSLVISPLTSADTPTTDGMLIHWEVSYDDGPWNEIPNSSTHNLYIEAVPTSGSYRYRRVYTYFEDTDISNSIEIEVFDVDSQIVTLYPIDSTYDVNATQGINLSTSVASEEVTIEINGNGVVSNQFFPNQAGVGQHIIHYRIYDEHCEGNYTKTLYVNNEQTALQLNTNYCQFDLPVNLQLAGQLSGFSGLTLSHFSGKGVVHSTQQFDPTRVIDAETIEGGEVTTLIKSYFTDSDHIIRDSIAQKVTVYKPFRLNLSVPHDTLFLQTDAPDFRITANVGLTKPIINYYLDDVLVGTSTYDFSAVSKGVGVYRLKAVLIDHNSCETADDLIIKVSDSPINPTPSTIISSEDSLSLLSLYREMNIPVNVLEPVRNWDYFYTNTDGEIIGLLLYGLGELTTLPHQIGAFKDLEVLKIYNTHLTSISDSLWHLPNLWLLDLSFNLLEDEDIEGINNLPALRTFWVHHNKLTTVPNVNGMTTLYHLFAQNNQINAIDNHLNNVPHLKKLDLSFNQLADMGSSLQNKNELEYLNLSHNEFTEWNYVLSTSIVDINLSDNLLETIQLPTSITQVDLTNNRLFFNDLESVQVQNISYSNQKFDIDFDVVQLELESSYLYEIQNKIDGVSYNWYKDNVLIGSNLSIQNASASDGGKYICIASHSNWTSLTIEVAIINIGVGCDNMHDIVLETDRRTTFCAEEELLITVNSRVNGNDIVYNWYNNDELLSTTTKDISLHEIGNYHLQVTTNNGCIYRSDTVIITQSDTIVIPQLAFRNDRIEIVNIDTTKYYSWYYNNELIAQLDTFIYPSNLGEYKVISTNNTACNSAEGRIIISDESLLTSINSQLLAQNVKVYPIPSIDIINVESPVILSVSNVGLYTLTGNYLDVNFIKKSNQLIIDIQHLKAGIYIMQLSITANKKLYKKIVIN, encoded by the coding sequence ATGAAAAGGATGACATTTCAGTTGTTATTCATTATTACTACTTATTGTTGTTTATCAATCAATTGTTTAGCACAACGTATTCTATCTTTTGGTCATAATCTGAATGAGAATACTAATAACACAGTTTTGTCTTGGGATTTAAATGGTGAAAATTTAAATCCTAATGCAACTCATTTTAGAGTGTTCATATCAGAAAGTCAAACAGATATACCCATAAATGTAAATACTATTTCCGAAGGTAATCAATATAGAATAACAGTAGATTTTTCAGGCTTTGATTTACCAAATAACGCTATTTTAAAATTAAAAACTACAGAAGTAACACCTACATTAACTGCTTCTCAAAATTATATATACGATAATGCTCCTCCAGTGCTTAATCAAGTAGAAATTTGGTCAGACAATGATGAATATGGGAATCAAATTGAACCTGGAGATTCTGTTTATTTAAGAGTTTTAGCCAATGAGCCTGTAACCTTTGTAAGTGGTTCTATTCATTCAACTGAATTTGATACAAAAATTATTAATCAAAATTCTATAACACTTCGTAAAAAATTCTCAACTATAGACCCAAATTATTTTGATCCACTTCCGTTTTTAGTAACAATACAAGATCAAGCAGGTAATTCTACTACAGTCTCTACAACTACAAATAATTCAAGCGTCAATTATCACGTTAATAATGGCTCATCAAATACAATCATTTCACCTGATCAAGATTATTTTTGTAATTTATTAATAAATACAACAATTATAGGGGCTACTTCATCAGTTGACATTGATGGAAGCTCACTTGTTATTTCTCCTTTAACTTCTGCTGATACACCAACCACAGATGGGATGCTAATACATTGGGAGGTCTCTTATGATGATGGACCCTGGAATGAAATTCCAAATAGTTCGACACATAATTTATATATAGAGGCAGTACCAACATCTGGTAGTTATAGGTATAGGAGAGTTTATACTTATTTTGAAGATACGGACATAAGTAATAGTATAGAAATTGAGGTGTTTGATGTAGATAGTCAGATAGTAACGCTTTATCCTATAGACTCTACTTATGATGTAAATGCAACACAAGGGATTAATTTATCAACTTCAGTAGCAAGTGAAGAAGTGACTATCGAGATAAATGGTAATGGAGTGGTTTCTAATCAGTTTTTTCCAAATCAAGCAGGAGTTGGCCAGCATATTATACATTACAGAATATATGATGAACATTGTGAAGGGAATTATACTAAAACACTGTATGTAAATAATGAACAAACTGCACTTCAATTAAATACTAATTACTGTCAATTTGATTTACCTGTAAACCTTCAATTAGCAGGGCAATTAAGTGGATTTTCAGGGCTTACATTGTCGCATTTTTCTGGAAAAGGTGTGGTTCATTCAACACAACAATTTGATCCAACACGTGTTATTGACGCAGAAACTATAGAAGGAGGAGAAGTAACAACATTAATAAAGTCGTATTTTACAGATTCAGATCATATAATAAGAGATTCAATCGCTCAAAAAGTTACTGTTTACAAACCATTTCGTTTAAATCTTTCTGTACCTCATGATACTTTATTTTTGCAAACTGATGCTCCAGATTTTAGAATTACAGCGAATGTTGGTTTAACTAAGCCTATTATAAATTATTATTTAGATGATGTTTTAGTTGGTACCTCAACATATGACTTTAGTGCAGTATCAAAAGGTGTAGGGGTTTATAGATTAAAAGCTGTTTTAATTGATCATAATTCATGCGAAACTGCTGACGATCTTATTATTAAAGTTTCAGATTCTCCAATTAACCCTACACCTAGTACAATTATTTCTTCAGAAGATTCATTATCTCTTTTATCATTATACCGAGAAATGAATATTCCTGTAAATGTTTTAGAACCTGTTAGAAATTGGGATTATTTTTATACTAATACAGATGGCGAAATTATAGGACTGTTATTATATGGATTGGGTGAATTAACTACTTTGCCACATCAAATAGGAGCATTTAAAGACCTAGAAGTTTTAAAAATTTATAATACCCACTTAACCTCCATATCAGATAGTTTGTGGCATCTTCCTAATTTATGGCTATTAGATTTATCTTTTAATTTATTAGAAGATGAAGATATAGAAGGAATAAATAACCTGCCTGCTTTACGTACATTTTGGGTGCATCATAATAAGTTGACAACAGTACCAAATGTTAATGGCATGACTACATTGTACCATTTATTTGCACAGAATAATCAGATCAATGCAATCGATAATCATCTAAATAATGTTCCTCATCTTAAAAAATTGGATCTTTCTTTTAATCAATTAGCTGATATGGGATCGAGTTTACAAAATAAAAATGAACTTGAATACCTTAATCTTAGTCATAATGAATTTACGGAATGGAATTACGTTTTAAGTACATCAATAGTTGATATAAATTTAAGTGATAATTTGTTGGAGACTATTCAGTTACCAACTTCAATAACTCAAGTTGATTTAACAAATAATAGGTTGTTCTTTAATGACTTAGAAAGTGTTCAAGTCCAAAATATAAGCTATTCAAACCAAAAGTTTGATATAGATTTTGATGTCGTACAATTAGAATTAGAGAGTTCTTATTTATATGAAATACAAAATAAAATAGATGGAGTTAGTTATAACTGGTATAAAGATAATGTGCTAATTGGGAGCAATTTGTCAATTCAGAATGCTTCAGCTTCAGATGGAGGTAAATATATATGTATTGCTTCTCATAGTAATTGGACTTCTCTAACAATAGAAGTAGCAATCATTAACATAGGAGTAGGGTGTGATAATATGCATGATATTGTTTTAGAAACAGATAGGAGAACTACTTTTTGTGCGGAAGAAGAGCTGTTGATTACCGTTAATAGTAGAGTAAACGGGAATGATATTGTTTATAATTGGTATAATAATGATGAACTTTTAAGTACTACAACAAAGGATATATCATTACATGAAATCGGCAATTATCATTTGCAAGTTACCACAAACAATGGTTGTATTTATCGCTCAGATACAGTTATTATTACTCAATCCGATACAATAGTTATCCCGCAATTAGCATTTAGAAATGACAGGATAGAAATTGTTAATATTGATACCACAAAATATTACTCTTGGTATTATAATAATGAATTAATAGCTCAATTGGATACATTCATTTACCCTTCTAATTTAGGGGAGTATAAAGTAATAAGTACAAATAATACAGCATGTAATTCAGCTGAAGGGCGAATTATAATTTCAGATGAATCACTTTTAACTTCAATCAATAGTCAATTACTTGCACAAAATGTAAAAGTATACCCAATACCAAGTATTGATATTATAAATGTAGAATCTCCTGTTATACTTTCTGTATCTAATGTAGGTTTGTATACGCTAACAGGAAATTATTTAGATGTTAATTTCATCAAGAAGAGTAATCAATTAATTATAGATATTCAACATTTAAAAGCAGGGATATACATTATGCAATTATCTATTACTGCAAACAAAAAGCTTTACAAAAAAATAGTAATTAATTGA
- the nrfH gene encoding cytochrome c nitrite reductase small subunit, translated as MMFKKLIPPKQWQPVVAALIGAIVGLAIYTAYNARVGSYLSDDPTTCVNCHVMTPEFESWKHSSHREVATCNDCHVPHTSVFAKYGFKAKDGLYHSYVYTTRSEPQVIRMHEAGQEVVQANCIRCHGDQVTDAKTVAMVPDNYKHRTDRQCWECHRETPHGRVKSLSSVGLGIEQLPVQYNKKLIVPEWLKDALSK; from the coding sequence ATGATGTTTAAAAAACTCATACCACCCAAACAATGGCAACCTGTAGTCGCAGCACTAATAGGAGCAATTGTCGGACTAGCTATTTATACTGCATACAATGCACGTGTAGGTTCCTATCTGTCTGACGATCCTACTACCTGTGTCAATTGCCATGTTATGACACCAGAATTTGAAAGTTGGAAGCACAGTTCTCACCGAGAGGTAGCAACTTGTAACGATTGTCATGTTCCTCATACAAGTGTATTCGCCAAATACGGTTTTAAAGCTAAAGATGGTTTGTATCACTCATATGTGTATACTACTAGGTCTGAACCTCAAGTAATAAGAATGCACGAGGCTGGACAAGAAGTAGTGCAAGCGAACTGTATTCGTTGTCATGGCGATCAGGTTACAGATGCAAAAACTGTTGCTATGGTTCCTGATAATTATAAACACAGAACTGACAGACAGTGTTGGGAGTGTCATAGAGAAACTCCGCATGGAAGAGTAAAAAGTTTATCTTCTGTTGGACTAGGTATTGAACAATTACCAGTTCAATACAACAAAAAATTAATTGTACCAGAATGGCTGAAAGATGCCCTTAGTAAATAA
- the nrfA gene encoding ammonia-forming cytochrome c nitrite reductase, with the protein MSSKLKNWLLFIATCLVVILLAMLGSNITERKSESQFAYQPQVKITEFEPRNEVWGENFPRQYQSFMKTKEMNFSTMLNGNQEKDILEDSPELVVLWAGYGFSKDYNAPRGHGYAIKDIRETLRTGGPTGPGTGPMPSTCWTCKSPDVPRLMNEIGISEFYAGKWADKGAEIVNPIGCADCHDNKTMALKISRPALIEAFESMGKDINDASHQEMRSLVCAQCHVEYYFNKKEPKKGVPYLTFPWANGMTVEGAEKYYDDMNFSDWTHSMSKTPMLKAQHPGYETYQQGIHAKRGVSCADCHMPYKTEGGQKFTDHHIQSPLANPANSCQVCHRQEEKELIENVYSNQRKVKERTKRLEKILVRTHVEAKKAWDLGATEAQMKPILMDIRHAQWRWDYAVASHGGSFHAPVEISRIVTTATDKAQEARIKLARLLADLGYDKEVPYPAIETKAKAQKYIGLDMPKLEKEKKTFEKNIIPKWLEQAKAREAKYPTESVSSK; encoded by the coding sequence ATGAGTTCTAAATTAAAAAATTGGCTTTTATTCATTGCTACTTGCTTAGTTGTCATCCTTTTGGCTATGTTAGGTAGTAATATCACAGAAAGAAAAAGTGAATCACAATTCGCTTACCAACCACAGGTGAAAATTACAGAATTTGAACCTAGAAATGAGGTTTGGGGTGAAAATTTCCCTCGCCAATATCAATCATTCATGAAAACTAAAGAGATGAACTTCTCTACAATGTTGAATGGTAATCAAGAAAAAGATATTTTAGAAGACTCTCCAGAACTAGTTGTATTATGGGCTGGTTATGGTTTCTCTAAAGATTATAATGCTCCAAGAGGTCATGGTTATGCTATCAAAGATATCCGTGAAACATTAAGAACAGGCGGACCAACTGGACCGGGTACAGGCCCGATGCCAAGTACTTGTTGGACTTGTAAGTCACCAGATGTCCCTAGATTAATGAACGAAATTGGTATTTCTGAATTTTATGCTGGAAAATGGGCCGACAAAGGTGCTGAAATTGTAAATCCTATTGGTTGTGCAGACTGTCATGATAACAAAACAATGGCTTTAAAAATCTCTAGACCAGCTTTAATTGAAGCATTTGAGTCAATGGGAAAAGATATTAACGATGCATCTCATCAAGAAATGCGTTCTTTAGTTTGTGCACAATGTCACGTTGAATATTATTTCAATAAAAAAGAACCTAAGAAAGGTGTTCCTTACTTAACGTTCCCATGGGCAAACGGTATGACTGTTGAAGGCGCAGAGAAATATTATGATGATATGAACTTTAGCGATTGGACACACTCAATGTCTAAAACACCAATGTTAAAAGCTCAGCACCCTGGTTATGAAACATACCAACAAGGTATTCATGCAAAAAGAGGTGTTTCTTGTGCAGATTGTCACATGCCTTATAAAACAGAAGGTGGACAAAAGTTTACAGATCATCACATTCAATCTCCTTTAGCAAATCCTGCTAACTCTTGTCAAGTTTGTCACCGTCAAGAAGAAAAAGAACTGATTGAAAATGTTTATTCTAACCAAAGAAAAGTAAAAGAACGCACAAAACGTCTAGAAAAAATTCTTGTTAGAACTCACGTAGAAGCTAAAAAAGCTTGGGATCTTGGTGCTACTGAAGCACAAATGAAACCAATCTTAATGGATATTAGACATGCACAATGGAGATGGGATTATGCTGTTGCATCTCATGGTGGTAGTTTCCACGCTCCTGTAGAAATTAGTAGAATTGTTACTACTGCTACAGATAAAGCACAAGAAGCTCGTATTAAATTAGCTCGTTTATTAGCTGACTTAGGGTATGATAAAGAAGTTCCTTATCCAGCTATTGAAACAAAAGCGAAAGCTCAAAAATATATTGGTTTAGATATGCCTAAATTAGAGAAAGAAAAGAAAACTTTCGAAAAGAATATCATTCCAAAATGGTTAGAGCAAGCAAAAGCTCGCGAAGCTAAATATCCTACTGAATCAGTGTCTAGTAAATAG
- the ccsA gene encoding cytochrome c biogenesis protein, which yields MQKVFKLLFSNKLTLVCLIIYGFAMANATFIENDFGTPAARGAVYDALWFEILQALLGINFIGNIFKYKLLRKEKLGVLTFHFAFIIILLGAFVTRYAGYEGNLRIREGSSSNELISLERYFQAHIHGKSLNKEISEKSKFTILDQPDISWTEENKGDKITIQPKEYIPDAVQSIVEGEVTDAVIEIVTASESGRSSIFLEKGKSKFLSGFEVTFENPKEGAINIKETANDYSITAPSRLTYFIMASQSSGATEENTEDKLQQRALYQMGDLRFVIKDIHDGMRLGYSPAQTKKMKAQAADLLFVDVTVNDQTEEVILASLSGVITPFKNINLGGYHIEVSYAPIITKLPFSLFLNNFEMEKYPGSENPSAYSSEVIVQDGDKTFPYTIFMNNVLDYRGYRFFQASFDQDELGTVLSVNKDRPGTIITYIGYTLMTIGMMMTFFERKSRFRLISGKLSKLKASQTVTLIAGLFFFIPLFKSNAQEVVEEQVLERSQHIDKEHAKNFGTLLVQDMDGRLKPINTLSSEFLRKLTRKTSYTLQMKDGSSEKMNNDQLFLALHIDPMFWQATPLIKIDGDAGKGIFNIIQKEQSDLVSFDDLINMEGDYLLRGAVDKAQQKKPSERGELDKELIKVDERFNILFQGLSGNYLKIFPAKDDPNNNWYNANFISNPFGAAEDSAFVRNIMKVYYMEIFKARSSEDWTDAELNLSYVRTFQKVMGKEIYLTDQAITSELWYNKLNIFNNLFPIYWMLGIYLLVIALIKVFKNSKGTRLAYNFGVGFEMIGFFAFTFNLLLRWYIAQYPPWTNGYEMLILVAWSLFLFGFIFYRKSDFILPLVSLFGGTLLFVSFLDWLNPEITNLVPVLKSYWLKIHVAIIVSSYAPLALSALLGFINLIFMVVQDKRFKNPILELTYISELSMTIGLYMLAIGTFLGGVWANESWGRYWGWDPKETWALISVIVYSVVLHLRLVPALKGNYIFNLASLVAFSSIVMTSFGVNYYLTGLHSYATGDPVPVPTFVYYVAALIVVLGSSAYYRESSKNIK from the coding sequence ATGCAAAAGGTTTTTAAACTCTTATTCTCTAACAAACTAACACTAGTTTGTTTAATCATATATGGCTTTGCTATGGCAAATGCTACTTTTATTGAGAATGATTTCGGCACACCTGCAGCACGAGGAGCTGTGTATGATGCACTTTGGTTTGAGATTCTTCAAGCCCTTCTAGGTATCAATTTTATTGGTAATATTTTCAAGTATAAATTATTAAGAAAAGAAAAATTAGGTGTCCTAACTTTTCATTTCGCTTTTATTATTATACTCTTAGGTGCATTTGTTACTAGATATGCTGGTTACGAGGGAAATCTAAGAATTAGAGAAGGTAGCAGTAGTAACGAATTAATATCACTTGAACGTTATTTTCAAGCACATATTCATGGTAAAAGTTTAAATAAAGAGATTAGTGAAAAAAGTAAATTCACAATTCTAGATCAGCCAGATATTTCTTGGACAGAAGAAAACAAAGGGGATAAAATTACTATCCAACCTAAAGAGTATATTCCTGATGCTGTACAATCTATTGTAGAAGGTGAAGTGACAGATGCTGTTATAGAAATCGTAACTGCTAGTGAATCTGGTAGAAGCAGTATCTTTTTAGAAAAAGGAAAAAGTAAATTCCTTTCTGGTTTCGAAGTTACTTTTGAAAACCCTAAAGAAGGAGCTATAAATATTAAAGAAACTGCAAATGATTATAGTATAACTGCACCAAGTAGGTTAACTTATTTCATTATGGCTAGTCAGTCTAGTGGTGCGACTGAAGAAAATACAGAAGATAAACTTCAACAACGTGCTTTGTACCAAATGGGCGACTTACGTTTTGTTATTAAAGATATTCATGATGGTATGCGTTTAGGATATTCTCCTGCACAAACTAAAAAAATGAAGGCTCAAGCTGCGGATTTACTTTTTGTAGATGTAACAGTAAATGATCAAACTGAAGAAGTAATTTTAGCAAGTTTGAGTGGTGTAATTACTCCTTTTAAGAATATTAATTTAGGAGGATATCATATCGAAGTTTCTTACGCTCCAATTATCACTAAACTTCCTTTCTCATTATTTTTAAATAATTTTGAAATGGAAAAATATCCTGGCTCAGAAAATCCATCTGCTTATTCTAGTGAGGTAATTGTTCAGGATGGTGACAAAACATTTCCATATACAATTTTCATGAACAATGTACTTGATTATAGAGGGTATAGATTCTTTCAAGCTTCTTTTGATCAGGATGAATTAGGAACAGTACTTTCTGTAAATAAAGATAGACCTGGTACAATAATTACCTACATCGGTTATACATTAATGACAATTGGAATGATGATGACCTTCTTTGAAAGAAAATCTCGTTTTAGATTAATAAGTGGTAAATTATCAAAATTGAAAGCATCTCAAACAGTAACATTAATTGCTGGTTTATTCTTCTTTATTCCTTTATTTAAATCAAATGCACAGGAAGTTGTTGAAGAGCAAGTATTAGAACGTTCGCAACATATTGATAAGGAACATGCTAAAAATTTCGGTACATTGCTAGTGCAAGATATGGATGGCAGGTTAAAACCTATCAACACATTAAGCTCTGAATTCTTAAGAAAACTGACTCGCAAAACGTCATATACATTACAAATGAAAGACGGTTCTTCTGAAAAGATGAATAATGATCAGTTATTTCTTGCATTGCATATAGACCCCATGTTTTGGCAAGCAACTCCTCTAATAAAAATTGATGGTGATGCAGGTAAAGGTATTTTTAATATCATTCAAAAAGAACAAAGTGATTTAGTTTCTTTTGATGATTTAATTAATATGGAAGGTGATTATCTTTTAAGAGGTGCAGTTGATAAAGCACAACAAAAGAAACCGTCTGAAAGAGGTGAATTAGATAAAGAATTAATCAAGGTAGATGAACGTTTCAATATTTTATTTCAAGGTTTATCTGGAAATTATTTAAAAATATTCCCTGCCAAAGATGATCCTAATAACAACTGGTATAATGCCAATTTTATTAGTAATCCATTCGGTGCTGCAGAAGATTCAGCATTTGTAAGAAATATAATGAAGGTTTATTATATGGAAATTTTTAAAGCTCGTTCTTCTGAAGATTGGACAGATGCTGAATTAAATTTATCATATGTAAGAACATTCCAAAAAGTAATGGGTAAGGAGATTTATCTTACTGACCAAGCAATTACTTCAGAATTGTGGTACAATAAACTCAACATCTTCAATAATTTGTTTCCAATTTACTGGATGCTTGGTATTTACCTTTTAGTAATTGCTCTTATAAAAGTATTCAAAAATTCGAAAGGAACTAGATTAGCCTATAATTTTGGTGTTGGTTTTGAAATGATCGGCTTTTTTGCCTTTACATTCAACTTACTATTAAGATGGTATATTGCTCAATATCCACCATGGACTAATGGTTACGAAATGTTGATTTTAGTGGCATGGTCATTATTCCTGTTTGGATTTATCTTTTATAGGAAAAGTGATTTTATATTACCTCTAGTTTCTTTATTTGGTGGAACACTATTATTTGTAAGTTTCTTAGATTGGTTAAATCCAGAAATTACAAACTTAGTACCTGTTTTAAAATCTTATTGGTTAAAAATACATGTTGCTATCATTGTAAGTAGCTATGCACCTCTAGCATTATCTGCTTTGTTAGGGTTTATCAATTTAATCTTTATGGTTGTTCAAGATAAACGCTTTAAAAATCCAATTTTAGAACTTACATATATCAGTGAATTATCCATGACTATCGGTTTATATATGCTTGCCATTGGAACATTTCTTGGTGGTGTTTGGGCAAACGAATCGTGGGGTAGATATTGGGGTTGGGACCCAAAAGAAACATGGGCATTAATTTCTGTAATTGTATATAGCGTTGTACTACATTTAAGATTGGTACCAGCTTTAAAAGGTAATTACATATTTAACCTTGCTAGTTTAGTTGCATTCTCTTCTATTGTAATGACCTCTTTTGGGGTGAATTACTATTTAACAGGTTTGCACTCTTATGCAACTGGTGATCCGGTTCCTGTGCCTACTTTTGTTTATTATGTAGCTGCATTGATCGTTGTTCTTGGTTCTTCTGCTTATTATAGAGAGAGCTCAAAAAATATTAAATAA
- a CDS encoding BamA/TamA family outer membrane protein, with the protein MKNTNKKLKIAFFIIAQLLLCQYSFSQGVGDRIDGKMKFIPLPFLDYDLSSGATVGALPMLMFNTSEKDTISPSSVIGVLGTYSENKSWIGLAFGQFYLKEDNWRIIGAIGKGDYHFQHFIGGPVNMWSKYNTNYQFAYLGVEKKIYENIYIGVNYFHNSYDSKSEIQLEKQERQNFNGVGLSFSIDKRSNVSYPTSGYLLDIDYSTYPSIFGNTKESNQIEIAFNHYKSCRKGKDVLATRVFTGIGIGNIDFNQQFVVGDTDIRGYSNGQYRGNFIISAQAEYRYNFSDRIGAVGFVGAATIFGANNEEHNGKFLPSAGVGFRYTYLKDTNSKLGFDIAKGDGDWGFYFRISESF; encoded by the coding sequence ATGAAAAATACAAATAAAAAACTTAAAATAGCATTCTTTATAATTGCTCAGTTACTACTCTGCCAGTATAGTTTCAGTCAAGGTGTTGGCGACCGTATTGATGGGAAAATGAAGTTTATCCCACTACCGTTTCTTGATTATGACCTATCTTCTGGTGCTACTGTTGGCGCATTACCAATGCTAATGTTTAATACATCAGAGAAAGACACTATCTCACCTTCTTCTGTAATTGGTGTATTAGGTACCTATTCAGAAAATAAAAGTTGGATAGGTTTAGCTTTTGGCCAATTCTATTTAAAAGAAGATAACTGGAGAATAATCGGAGCTATTGGAAAAGGAGATTATCACTTTCAACATTTTATTGGAGGACCAGTAAATATGTGGTCAAAGTACAATACAAATTATCAATTTGCCTATTTAGGGGTTGAAAAAAAGATCTATGAGAATATATATATTGGCGTAAATTACTTTCATAATTCATATGATTCAAAATCAGAAATTCAACTTGAAAAGCAAGAACGACAAAATTTTAATGGTGTAGGACTATCATTTTCTATAGATAAAAGATCAAATGTATCTTACCCCACAAGTGGTTATCTTCTAGATATTGATTATAGTACATACCCTTCAATATTTGGAAACACAAAAGAATCAAATCAAATAGAAATAGCATTTAATCATTATAAATCTTGTAGAAAGGGTAAAGATGTATTAGCAACTAGAGTTTTTACTGGTATTGGTATTGGTAACATAGATTTCAACCAACAATTTGTAGTTGGAGATACTGATATTAGAGGATACTCAAACGGGCAGTATAGAGGTAATTTTATAATAAGTGCACAAGCAGAATATAGATATAATTTTTCAGATAGAATTGGAGCAGTTGGTTTTGTGGGTGCGGCTACAATATTTGGAGCAAATAATGAAGAACATAATGGTAAATTTTTACCCTCTGCGGGTGTAGGATTCAGATATACCTACTTAAAAGATACCAATTCAAAATTAGGGTTTGATATAGCTAAAGGTGATGGTGATTGGGGGTTTTATTTTAGAATTTCTGAATCTTTTTAA